The segment CACCAGGTTTATCTTGGGGACCAAGAAAGAATGGTGAGTTCGTGTCTAtctttggtggtggtggtgtatcaCTGATCATGGTTTAGAGTTTGAGTATCTCAGcaaaacctggctctgataccaagaaAAGTTTTGATAGAAAACTGTGAATTGATTTTATTTAATTGAAGATTACCTACATATAAGAAATTCTGGAGAAACAGAATCCTGAATACAATGAAAGGAAATTACAATCCAAAAACATTTAACTCTAAATATATTTTGTAATCTTTATCTTATTCTGTAATCGTTATCTTAACAAAAAGTCTCTTGATTTAACCCACTTTTGGTCTCAATTTCACCATTAACAATTTTTTTGAACCTTTTTCGTGTAACTCTATCGTATTATATATTTTCTTTTACAATAAGTACACACCACGTTAATCACCAAAGCTAATTTCTCAAAAAAAATCATGAGCACCATCGTGGTTCTTTGCTACGACCATAACCACTAATTGATGTCAGTGTGAAAAAAGTAGTGTACTAATAAGCCAAAGGATTATTTTTCAATATCAATGCTTTCAAACCGTTAAATGCACCATGAATATTACTTGCTTCATCATATCCTATCCATTTGTTCTTTCTTGGATACATCACTAGACTTGTTTACTAATATAGTTTACACATTCTTACCACTTTGTTCACAAATGGACTTGATTAGCTTTTTCGAAATGCGTTTGACAATTTCTTTTTGAATCTCCGAAGatgttaatttttcatttttgtaaCATTTTCTAAAGTAACATTATAAATACAATCAGTAAGTTCCTAAAAGACAAATAATTCTTCAATGAAAAGGCCTCTACAATGAGATCCATCAGACTCCTCATGACCATAAAACATcatatttttcaataaaaatctaCAAGTATCAATTGTAGCACGTACTCAAATTTGATAGTTACATGCCTCAACTTTGGTTTGCTTATGAAAATCTTCActaatatattgtttgattttcACACTTTTGTTTTGCTTTGTTGTGATGATTGTCAACATTAACCCCATGATCTTTCATTGATTTCTTTTTACTCCTGTGTGTTAAAGCTTCCCGTCGCAAATACATTTCCCCTCTTGTTGCCCTACAATGTCcttaaacaagtaacaacataaacaataagtttttttttgtgttgtaCTCTAACCAATTAAATTTATCAAACCATTCATTTACAAAACGTCTATTCTTATCACCATTTTTTATTGATGGAGAGTCATGACCTTTTGGTTGAGAAGATCAGTTAATCTAATATGCTTTCAGTATTTCAATCCTTTGATTTGAATGATAGGAAGTAATTTGTGGTATATTTTTTGGGTcataagaaatattattaatatcaaAACTTGGTGAAGTAGGTTGTGGTTGTGTTTAATGTTGATGTCTTTTTCCTCCACCACTTTCATTACGATTACCATTACCAATAtccaattttcttttaaaaaaatgaatcCCTACAAACACAATTAAAGATTTAAACATAATTTCACTAACAAAATAACAAACTAACAAGTAAACAACTAATTATCTAATTTTAGCTTTTCAATGTGAACAACTAAATTAAACTAAAATATAAATCTTTaaaaattaaagtaaataactAATGTTTGTTTTCTTGCTAGTGGAAGAGTCTGTGAGCAAATTGGTTGGGGGAGTACTAATTCCACCATCCATAAGCCTTTTCATTTTGTAGGCTAAATAATGTAATTTAATGGGCTATGATTTAGAATTTTTGAGTTTTCCTTAAGCCCACAAACGTATATAGATTTCTTACCAACATGTTAGTTCCGCAGCTggtcatatacatatacatataatataaataaaataaacaaataaatatacacaaaaaaaaaaaagtttaatatttAATACTTATGCATATGAAAAATATGAAGTATAAAATCTATTTAACCAAAATTATATAGGTTCATATTCGTGATGAAATACAATACTTTAAAGGTTGGTAGTTCCTGCAAAGAAGGCGAGCGAGCGGGTATGGCGGTGATTGAATGGATGGATGGAAGCAGTGGACGGAGAGAAGACCGCTCGCCCTCACCACCACAccacaccatcaccatcatcatttcTATTCACATCTCTTTATTTAACCCCAATTTCCATCTTCCAATCTCGCAATTTGAATCAAACAAACGTAATCGTCGTCAAAATGTCGTGGCAAACTTACGTTGATGACCATTTGATGTGTGACATCGATGGCAGTGGCCAGCATCTCAGCTCCGCCGCCATTACCGGACTCGACGGCACCGTTTGGGCCCAGAGCGCCAAGTTTCCTCAGGTCATTTCTTAATTTCCCCCCCTTTCTCCTTCGATTGTTTCGAATTAGGTTGTGAAATTGTATTCGATTTCGTTAGTGTTTGGTTTTTCGATGTTGATTTGGATGATTCTACGATTTACACGATCTGATTACTTGATCCGCTTATATCATTGTCGTATCAAGTATCAACGATTTGCAAATTTGATCATGTAATCATCGTTTGCGCATAATAACTCGTATTAATTCGAACAAGATCTCGGTGACTGATTCTGTTTTGCTGATTCATGTATTTCCTTGTAATGATTCAGGTTTTCTATATCTCATTGATTATGTTTTTGCAGTTTAAACCCGAGGAGATGAAAGCCATCTGTAATGAATTCGATAATGCAGGCACCCTTGCTCCTACAGGTCTATTCCTGGGTGGTGCAAAGTACATGGTACTCCAAGGAGAAGCTGGAGCTGTCATCCGTGGAAAGAAGGTGACAAAtacagcatcctactttcatttctttctaggGTTACCTtatatagtattttttttttttttaagattaaacctcagttttattttattttctgaaaaggACTTTATTTTCtcgtttttttctaaaaaaatcttccaactttttgtttttttccaaaaaaaaacccTCTAACCTTTTAGTTTTTTCTAAAAGACCCTCAACTTTTATTTTTCATCCGTAAACACCCTCACATTTGACAagttttttcagaaaaaaaaaaaggcCTAAtcgaaaaaaatgagaaaatatgtggtatttttcagaaaaaaaaaagttgagctTTGATATGGAAAATCATAATATATAACGTCATTTATCAAATTAACCTTTATTTCTATTACACCATTATatttccatttttattttttttacatgatATTTTCGAAACTTTACTAAGTTATAACAGTGAAAATTCTTTTGAATATGGATGACATTGTTATGACTTTTGAATATGTTGATTTTTTGATTCACAATGTTGTAATAAGAATAgatgaaagtatgatgctataataaagagttttaagcagaaaaatcttattattttggGAAAAATATTGATAAAGCACTatatattttttaacaaaaaGTGCCGTTTATTTAACATTTTGCCCAAATTAACGAAAAAACCCTTTTTTAACAGGAAATGACAAATTGTGTGGTTTCTCCAAAATAATAGGatttttctgttaaaaaaaaaacatttaggaaTTTATCAAAAAAATTTCCAAAATAACGAGACTTTTCTACATAAAAcccttataataaacaaataaatgaaagtatgttggtatttGGTAGGGAGCGGGTGGAATATGCATCAAGAAGACTGGTCAAGCCATGGTGTTTGGTCTGTATGATGAGCCTGTGAATCCCGGTCAATGCAACATGGTTGTGGAGAGGTTGGGGGATTATCTCGTTGACCAGGGCATGTAAACAAACCTCATTCACCTCCTCTTCGTTATTCAATAATTATATGGCGTGAACACTTTTCTTTCGGTTTCCTTGAAAGAATGTGAATTAGTTTTGAATTTTTGATCTCCAATTCCTTGTTATAAAACAAATTATATGTGTATTTCATTGTATCACACTCTCAATAAGTTTGATGTCATTTCAAAATTTTGCATTTTGTATTTCTATTGATTTCATTTTGAATATGCGTTAG is part of the Lactuca sativa cultivar Salinas chromosome 7, Lsat_Salinas_v11, whole genome shotgun sequence genome and harbors:
- the LOC111883917 gene encoding profilin-2; the protein is MEAVDGEKTARPHHHTTPSPSSFLFTSLYLTPISIFQSRNLNQTNVIVVKMSWQTYVDDHLMCDIDGSGQHLSSAAITGLDGTVWAQSAKFPQFKPEEMKAICNEFDNAGTLAPTGLFLGGAKYMVLQGEAGAVIRGKKGAGGICIKKTGQAMVFGLYDEPVNPGQCNMVVERLGDYLVDQGM